In Hydrogenovibrio thermophilus, the following are encoded in one genomic region:
- the acs gene encoding acetate--CoA ligase yields the protein MSNNIESILHEDRIFKPTADFKSQANITEEKYHALKAKADEDYEGYWCDLAREKLDWSKDFTVGLDDSNAPFYKWFADGELNASYNCIDRHLEEKEDKLAIIFEADDGSVEQYTYKELHDEVCRLANALTAQGIEKGDRVIIYMPMIPQAVFAMQACARIGAIHSIVFGGFSAEALRDRIEDAGARMVITANAGCRGGKSVPLKGAVDAALEKGGDSVRKVIVYKRTDDEVPMKEGRDISWHDAIAGMSNYHDAVMVNAEHPLFLLYTSGSTGKPKGIQHSTGGYLLNAYVTNEWVFDLKDSDVFWCTADVGWITGHTYVAYGPLSMGMTIVMFEGVPTYPDAGRFWQVCQDHGVTVFYTAPTAIRALMKFGDDLPKQYDLSKLRLLGTVGEPINPEAWIWYHDVIGRGECPIVDTWWQTETGAHMIAPVPGVTDLKPGSCTKPLPGIDAHIVDEEGVELTHGEGGYLVVRKPWPSMVRTIWNDDERFVDTYFAMFKNKYYVVGDSAHLDHDGNFWIMGRIDDVLNVSGHRLGTMEIESALVSHEHVAEAAVVGKPHDVKGESIFAFVVMNMEVPPGDERLALVQELRNHVAKEIGPIAKPDDIRFGSNLPKTRSGKIMRRLLRSIAKGEEITSDTSTLEDPSILDQFMQPHK from the coding sequence ATGTCTAACAATATCGAGTCGATCTTACACGAAGATCGGATATTTAAACCAACCGCCGACTTCAAGAGTCAAGCAAACATTACCGAAGAAAAGTACCATGCGTTGAAAGCCAAAGCGGATGAAGACTATGAAGGTTATTGGTGTGATTTGGCGAGGGAAAAACTGGACTGGTCCAAGGATTTCACGGTTGGGTTAGACGATTCCAATGCCCCTTTCTATAAATGGTTCGCCGACGGTGAACTGAACGCCTCCTATAACTGTATCGATCGCCACTTGGAAGAAAAAGAAGACAAGCTGGCCATTATCTTCGAAGCCGATGACGGTTCGGTCGAACAATACACTTACAAAGAACTGCACGATGAAGTCTGCCGCTTGGCGAATGCTTTGACGGCGCAAGGCATCGAAAAAGGCGATCGCGTCATCATCTACATGCCGATGATTCCGCAAGCGGTTTTCGCCATGCAAGCCTGTGCCCGTATCGGTGCCATCCACTCCATCGTATTCGGTGGGTTCTCGGCGGAAGCCTTGCGCGACCGTATTGAAGACGCCGGTGCGCGTATGGTCATTACCGCGAATGCCGGTTGCCGCGGCGGGAAGTCCGTGCCGTTGAAAGGCGCGGTGGATGCGGCTTTGGAAAAAGGCGGCGACTCGGTTCGTAAAGTCATCGTTTACAAGCGTACCGATGATGAAGTGCCGATGAAAGAAGGGCGCGACATTTCTTGGCATGATGCCATCGCCGGTATGAGCAATTATCACGACGCGGTGATGGTCAATGCCGAGCACCCACTGTTCCTGCTTTATACGTCCGGTTCAACCGGCAAGCCGAAAGGGATTCAACACAGCACCGGCGGTTACTTGTTGAACGCCTATGTGACCAATGAGTGGGTCTTTGACTTGAAAGACAGCGATGTTTTCTGGTGTACCGCGGATGTGGGCTGGATTACCGGTCACACTTACGTGGCGTATGGACCTTTGTCGATGGGGATGACCATTGTGATGTTCGAAGGCGTTCCGACGTATCCGGATGCGGGTCGTTTCTGGCAAGTCTGTCAGGACCATGGTGTGACTGTATTCTATACCGCGCCGACGGCGATTCGTGCCCTGATGAAATTCGGTGATGACTTGCCGAAGCAATACGATTTGTCGAAGTTGAGATTGCTGGGCACGGTTGGTGAACCGATCAACCCGGAAGCCTGGATCTGGTATCACGATGTGATCGGACGTGGTGAATGCCCAATCGTGGATACCTGGTGGCAGACTGAAACCGGCGCGCACATGATTGCACCCGTCCCGGGTGTGACCGACTTGAAACCGGGCTCGTGTACCAAACCGTTACCGGGCATCGATGCGCACATCGTGGATGAAGAAGGCGTTGAATTGACGCACGGTGAAGGGGGTTACCTGGTGGTGCGTAAGCCTTGGCCGTCGATGGTGCGTACCATCTGGAACGACGACGAGCGTTTCGTCGATACCTACTTCGCGATGTTCAAGAACAAGTATTATGTGGTGGGCGACAGCGCTCACTTGGATCACGACGGTAACTTCTGGATTATGGGGCGTATCGATGACGTGCTAAACGTGTCCGGACACCGTTTGGGAACCATGGAAATCGAGTCGGCGCTGGTGTCGCACGAGCATGTGGCCGAAGCCGCCGTGGTCGGCAAGCCGCACGATGTGAAAGGGGAGTCCATCTTCGCATTCGTGGTGATGAATATGGAAGTACCGCCAGGGGACGAGCGTCTGGCATTGGTTCAGGAGTTGCGTAATCACGTGGCTAAGGAAATCGGCCCGATTGCCAAGCCGGATGATATCCGCTTCGGTTCCAACCTGCCGAAGACGCGTTCCGGTAAAATCATGCGTCGCTTGTTGCGCAGTATCGCCAAGGGTGAGGAAATCACCTCCGATACATCGACGCTTGAAGATCCAAGTATTTTGGATCAGTTCATGCAGCCGCATAAATAA